Genomic DNA from Urocitellus parryii isolate mUroPar1 chromosome 5, mUroPar1.hap1, whole genome shotgun sequence:
GCCACAGGGGGGGACAGCCCAGATTCCAGGTGATAGAGATGTTCCTTCCAGGGGCATCCACCTTTTGCCAGTTCTACTATCTTCCCACTTGGGTCCACCTGAAAGAGATGTAACGCTAGAATAGCAGCCTGCCAGCCACCACTGATCCCCAATGCCTTCTCCTAGGCTTGTACCTGGAATCGTCGGGCCAGGGCTTCTTCCACCAAGGCCCGAGCTGGTAGCCAGCTATGTTGGTAGAAGTCAAGTCTCTGCAAAAACTCTTCTCGAACCAGATCCATTGCACGCCTGAACCCTGCCTGGGAATGGTAGGAATTGGAACCATGGTGCTGGCCCAAACTTTACTTTGCTAGAGTTTAAGAGAAGCAAatgtagctgggtgtggtggtgcatgcctgtaatcccagaggtttgggaggctggggcaggaggattgcaagttcaaagccagcttcagcaaaagtgaggtactaagcaactcagtgagaccctgtctctacaaaATAGgagtgggatgtggctcagtgatttagtgcctgagttcaatccctggtgcaaaagaaaaaaagaggagtaaATGTTCCAACTTCCTCTGAGGTTTTTACATCTCAGGGTCTCTTTCCCAGGGGCCCTCTTTACCTCCGTGTCTTGGTTAGGATGGTTCCAGGTGGGATTAAGTCGAGAAACTCGGGCACTCAGAGTAGTGGTCAGTGCATATCGAGGCTCCCCCTCCTCCCACTGGGAGATCCCATTGTCCACTGCGTCCACTTCCTCCACGAAGTTCTCATACATCTATGGCAGCAGCATGGGAAATGCTCTTGAGGATACCTACCATTTGTGCAAAGTCACATAGGTTTCAAAGTATGTCCATACATACtatttcacttaatcctcacaatacCCTGTAAGGATCTTACCACTCACTGGATGAAGAAGGGGGGAACCGGGTTTGCCCAAAGATCAGAGAGCTAATAATGCTGGGACGGGGTTTCAAATTACCTGACCTCTAACCCAGGGCTTGCTCACTGTACCAAGCCCAAGCCATGGCCAGCATGTGTGGGGAGGGCACTGCTGGCTTTTGAATAAGAAGGATCTCAGTTCCTAAAGGGGACTATGGGAGTAGATTCCTATCACTGGTGGAGGGTAGAGCTCCAGGTGGGCTATAGAGTCTATTCAGTGGCAGTTAATGAGTTACAAGAAGGTCTGTAAGCACATAAATTGAGTAGGGAAGAATGAGAGGATGTGAGGTTTGGGTGCCAGGGAATCCCATTTCCTGAGCTTGAAGAAATGGTAAAACAATGTCTCAAGAGTTTGGGGGCAGAATCAATGTGATTTTCATACAAAATAGGCCTCCTTTATCATATATGTGGCATGTACAAAAAGTGTTGGACAAGTAACTCATCTAGACCCAGCACCACTTGGTTACGGACCCTAATTTGATGCTTGGATCCCCAACACAGGTTTTGCCTAGCAcagtgcatgactgtaatccaagcaacttgaggaggcagtaggatcataagtttgaggccagcctccacaacttaggccttaagcaatgtagcaagaccttatctcaaaaaaataaaaggggctgggaatgtatttTAGTGGTAAAGctacacctctgggttcaaatgccattacaataagaaagaaacaaaaaacatttaaattagtaAGCTGCTTAGTAACCTCTCagcaatggaaattaaaattgacCCTGGCAGTCTAAAAAGCTGCTATCTGCTGGgcatagcacatgcctgtaatcccacaattcagaaggcagagggaggaggattgccaagtttaaagccagccttagcaatttagtgaaaccctgtctccaaataaaaataaaaaaggctagggatatgaTTCAgtcattaagcacccctgggttcaatctctgacactaaaataaaatatgtttgatCTGATGAACCCAGGGCTGTGAGTCCTATTCCTTCCCCAAGAGCAGAAAGCTGCTTGTAGGGAACCTGGTGGAActtgaagatattttcaaaattagtcCCTTCCCAACTCCCGTGTTACAAGTGAATTAGAGTGGCGATGAGACATGTCCTCCTCAAACTTCAGGGCAGGGAGAACCTCTGAGCTTGATGTTTCCAAATATAAGCAGCTTCCTCTATGTACTCAAGTTCTGAGTAATTATTTTACCAGGACTGGGAAATGCTGCTTTGCGATAAtaggtatggtggcatacacctttaGTCCTAGTTACTCAGGAAGGTGgtttgagcccaggaattcaaggctggcctgggcaacatagtgagatcagactgaaaaacaaaatcaccaTAGAATAAAAACACCAAAGCCCTTTCCACGTAGTATGTCATCCACTTCTCACAGACACCCCAGGATGCAGATGGAGAGAGATCATCCCTTTGTGAAATGAGACagatggggatggggtggggtatGGGGTAGCGGTAAATAGTCCAGGAACCCTGAGGCCCAGCCCGGAGTGCTCCATGGTAACATGCCTAGAAAGCCTGGTAGAGATGCATATGTGGGACATTTCTGTCCTCAGATCCCCACCTTGTCATAAAGGGTTTCCACCATGCTGTCTTCTTCACTAGTGCCCAGCAACTGGGCCAGCAATTTGTGCCCGAAGTGAAGATAGATGAGTCCAGCACTGCTCAGCTTGGTCTTCCATGGCTTCCCAGGGCATAGGGAGCTCATGGTATCTGTGAAAGACCTGAGGAGCATAGGGAGGTAGGGCCGAGGTGAAGAAGCCAGCCCCAGTGAATACTGTGTGAGTGCTCACCTGTGCAGACATGGGAGGGTGGGGGCCACTGCAGGAGTTGGGAGGAGAAAGCCCAGCCAGGAGGGGCTTGGCTTTTCCTCAGAGATTAACATAGACCTTGGCTTAGAGTCTCCATTCATGCATTCACTGAACAATGACTAAAACTCAACATTTACCATATCTCgggttttgtgttttattagacattcaagaaaaaatatctgcttttcaaatttatttgctgCAAGAAGACAAATACAAGCAACCAAACAAGTACAACTGTCCTTCAGAATCTGTGCAAGACTGGCTCCAGGACACCCTATGGATAACAAATTCCACTGATGctcaaatatcttatttatttatttaaaatatatttattttttaggtgtagatggacacaacacaatgcctttattttcatgtagtgctgaggatcgaacccgggtcccgcccgtgctaagcgagcgctctaccactgagccacaatcccagcccttatttatttatttttaatatatatttttttaattataggtgaacacaatgtctttattttactttatgtggtgctgaggatcgaacccagtgcgtcacgcatgctaggtgagctttCTACCCCTGAGCCAAACCTCAGATCATCAGTAccttatttaaataaacattttgtccTGTGTACCTTAAATCACCTCTACGTTACCTATAATacccaatacaatgtaaatgctatgttaatatgttatactgtattgtttagggaataaagaaaaaaattctgtacatGTTTGATAcagatggttttattttatttttaatttttaatattctatttttttagttctcggcagacacaacatctttgttggtatgtggtgctgaggatcgaacccgggccgcacgcatgccaggcgagcgcgctaccgcttgagccacatccccagcccgatacagatggttttaaagtcttttaaaaattttagaggtaGAACACTAccttagcatgctcaaggtcctaggttccatcctcagcaacccccaaacatctttaaaatacctCAGCAATAACTACTTTTATATTACAGTATCACtgatagtgttttgtttttcttcctttgtttgttttcaagatgGAAGATGCTTGAGCAGAGTTTTGGctttaatgaaggaaaaatagaaaggtTGGTGGCAGAATTGTGATGTGAAGTCCCAAAAGAGAAAGTTACAGATTGGAATAGGACAGAGAAATAACCTCCCAATAGAAGGAAACAATATTTCTTCTACTGATAGAAGGAGTTGAGGATGTTTCCAGGTTGGAAACTGAGGAAATGCTCCCTGGAAGAGCCCACAGAGATGTGAACAGGGGTTTGAGGTGAGGGAAAAGGACCGGAATGGTACTGTGGATAATGGATTACCCTTGAACAAGAGGATTTCCCAGTGGAAGAGTATAAACGAAATAAACACTACGCATATTTGAACTGTAATTAACTGCCAAAATCAAGTAAGCCCAGTAGTCAGAGGTGGGGCACCAATGGCACAGGACACATTAATCCCAGATGGGGTATTGGCTGGGCTGATGACAGCAATGGTGAATAAAAGCCTAACTAAGCCAAACAAGTCGAGTtaggaggagctggagggagtTATTAGGAGCCAAGGGAGGTCCAAGGCCAGGGAGATGGGTACACGGCAGGCAGAGAACAGGAGGGATGGAAGGCTGTATAGTTCCAAAAAGCCTTGCAAGTTCGATTCCAGTCGAACTGTTCCCTAACATGGACTTGAGCAGTGAAAGGTTGAAATGGAGCACAGGGGAAAGTTAAGTAAGTtaggactgagggtgtagctcagtagtaaagcgctCACTTGCATGAGCAAGTCCAGGGTTCTACTCCCAGCAccgccaaaaacaaacaaaaaaaaacaaaaaacaagtggtATCTGAGGACTCACCTCTGATGATGGTCATATCGATGTCTCTGAGGATCGTACTCTCCACCCACATCCACCACGATGTCACACGAAGCCAGTTTCTCGGGGTCCCGAGTCCGCACAATTTCTGCATCCTACAGGGGACAGAGCAGGCGAAGAGGCTATCAGGACGCGGTCGTGCGGGTAGAGGATTAATGAAGGGTTTCCAGGGAATCAGGCCTAGGGCAGTGCTCGGGCTGTTTGAGCCATCAGAGGGACCCCGTCGGGTCCGCAAGCAGTCCCCGGGTCAGTTTTCGCAGACCGTACCCGGTATTCTGGCAGCAGGCGAAGTAACGCGCATGCAAGCGCCTCGTCGCAGTGGAAGGTGCCGTTGTGTGTCCCGATTCGTGGTGGTACCATATCGCCGCGGGACCTTTTTGGGGGCGGGCCGGACTCTGGGCTTAGCATACAGCGCCGGGTTTGGAGGGTTGATCTCGGCAGCAAGAGCGTTAAGAAACAGTGCAAGAACCTGCGTCCCATGTGGCTCCCCTACTCCGGCGGGAGTCGGAAGGTCCGACCCGGAAGGGGAAGCGCACACGCAGCTCCACTTCCGCTTGCGTACTGTTCCTATGGCAACCGGCCTTTAGGCGGAGCACTCAATTTGGCAGTTTCTCTGCAGCTCTCATTACCTTTGTTTATCAGACTCTGGGAAGGGGGTCACCCTTTGGATCACCCTCTCCCATCTCATCACCAGGCCCTTGCTTAATGCAAGAACAGACCAACACTCTACCCAGCTGGCACATTTATTAGCATTAAACACAAGATCCTTCCCCTCCCCGGACACCAGGAGGTCACTCCCACAAAGTCCCAATCCCCTGAAGCAGGGTCCCTCTGCTCCATTTCTGCAACATACTCTCAGGCCTTGGCTGTAGCCTGAGCTGCCCCTAGAGCTGTGAGCTGCTGAATCTTCTGGCTCATCATTTCCATGACAGCTAcggggggggaaaaaaggaagagtcACATCCTTGTCAGGagctaaaggaaaagaaacaggtgaaCGACCAACTACAGTTGTTTTGTACTGGAAActgacccagaggcactttatcactgagctacatccccagccctttttattttgagacaacgtctCATCaccttgcttagggccttactaaattgctgaggctagcctcaaacttgccatcctctgcctcagcctcccaaatcagtttgtttaaaacttaaaaaaaaaaaaattatgttttagttgtagttggacacaataactttatttatttatttatttgtggtgctgaggatcaaacccagggcctcgcacgtgctaggtgagagctctaccgctgagccacaaccctagcccctgtttaaaactttaaataagcAATCTACTGTAGGGGACACACACTAACATGAATTTAGAGTCTACCATGTGTCAGTCAATATGCTAAACGTTGAGACAAAACACAGTACTGTATTAGTCTGACACATCCAGAAAATTGTAATATGGAAGTCTTTTGAGGACTTggagcatagctcagtggtagaacacatgcctAGTATGGGTGGGGCCCTAGATTAGACCCcaccactgagaaaaaaaaaaaaaaatatatatatatatatatatttgcctttACAATAGTGGTCCTCAATCCTCCCTAACATAGTCACCtagtagctttttattttttaattttcttttaaaaatattttcagatgagacttttttttatatttattttttagttatagatggacacaatatctttatatttatgtggtgctgaggattgaacccagtgcctcacacatgctaggccagcactctacctgagccccaccccagccccacccagtaGCTTTTTAGGGACAACTATGCCTCCCCCAACTTTCAGATTGATTTAATAGTTGATCTGGAGTGGGcccaggctattttttttttgtactggggattgaacccaggggtgtttaaccactcaatcatattcccagcccttttttattttttgagacaggatctcactaagttgaccaggctggtctcaaacttgtgatcctcctgtctcaacgtccagagtagctgggattacaggcatgtgccatcatgcccagctctctATGTACTTTTACTATGCAGGAAGAAAAGGTCAAGAGGTGCTCTAGGCAGCACTCACCTTGTTTCATGGTATGCTTCTCCTGCAGAGCTGGCTGGATTTTCTCCATCTGCTTGGTGAGGAAGTCTATCTTCCTTTTGAAGAAATCCTTGGCATCCTCAGCTGTCTGCAAGATCAGAGGTGAATGAAGGGGTTAAAGGAGACCCTATTCTACACTGTAGATTTTCCCTTAAACTCCCCTTCTCTATTTAAAAGGACATCCACATGCTTAACCTTACTCACCTTCTCCACATAGTAGCCAGTTCCCACATCGATGAGCACATGTTCTACATCATGTAGCTTCCCAGGGACATACATCTGAGAAGCCAGGATTAAGGGAAAGACTAGCTCCGCATGAGCCATGATTCCTTGTTAAGCAGTCTGACCTTCCTTTTCTAAAAAGCTATAAAGCATGAAGATTGCTGGAAGCCTTAGAACTATACTTGTAACTTCAAAGAGGGAGAGACAGGTTGGTTCCGTATGCAGAAAATTATATATGCTGGGACACTCTTGTGCTGATCCCATCTTTTGCTCTGCAGGCACTTCTTGTAATTCTTCCCATTAACCCCTCCACAAATACCAAATACAGTGTTTTCCTAAAGCTCTAGTACAGGTCAAAGGCTAGCTTCATTTCTCCTCAACACTCTCAACCATGAAGTAGCTAACTCCTGATGGATTTAATCTCTACTATTTAACCACTCCCCACTATACTGCGATTTCTGTGTGGTTTCTTGTCttatttttcagtactagagATCTAACCCAGGTCCTTTCACAGTAAtagaggcaaatgctctattactgagctacaaccccaacactttaaatttatttgatacagggtctccctaagttgcccaggatgacctATGAACTTATAATCCTAGCGCTGTAGCTTCCAGAgcaactggaattacagatgtgtgccactgggcTGGGCCTGTACTTCTCTTTTAACCTGTCAGTTCTCAGACTACAGATTGTAGGTGCCCTATTGCCATAACTTGCTCACTCATGTTAAAACAGATGGCCACaaaccagatttctttttctttcttttggtgctggggatcaaacccagggccttgtgcatgcaaggcaaccatgctatcaactgagctatatccctagcccccacAATCCAGGTTTCTTAAAGTATTTTAGGAATGCACGACAATTAAGCTGAAATTGACGATTAAGAAACAGAGCCAACCTGTTTCTATATCTTCCCACTCTTCTATTGCTATATCTTCTAAGTTATTAGCATAAGTATTAGATTAATATTGTCATACAAGAAAGGGAACTATCActtcaactctttttttaatactttttttagttgtagatggatacagtatctttatttatttttatgtggtactgaggatcaaacccagtgcctcatgcatgtgaggcaagagctctaccactgaactacaaccccagccccatcactcAAACTCTTCATACTCTTTGGTACTGACATTACCTGGATATTGAAATAAGGTTAGACAGAAGAGCTATGAAGTGTGTATAGTAAGAGTATTTTCAAAATCATGGGGTAACTATAATCTAAACTACCCCtaacccagagagagagagagagagagagagagaaagagagagagagaagatatggTAGCATTTCTTACGGAAAGGATACAGAACTCGTCAGTGGAACAAGTAATTCTTTCCctgtgaaaacaaacacaaacacctGGGGGAAGGTTGGCAGCTCCAACAGGGCACAGCGCCCACAGTTCGtgtgaaagaacagaaaaagaggccacaagagaaaaatgtcCTGTAATTTCAACTCTCCGCAGACAACATGCAAAGGGCTCGTGACGgagtaatggattttttttttttttttctctaagaaaaactGGATTAGGAAGTGGGTCTAGAGGAGCGGACTCGCCACATGCCCAGTTGCCCTCTCCCGCCTACCACATACCCTCGTTGCTCTTGTTCAGCACGTTCAGACAGTCCTTGGCTTCCACATATTTAGTCTGTACCACCTTGAGCTGGGCAATGGACGTGGACAAGAACTCCACTTCCTATACAGGACGGGAAAGAGGGTCAGTGTggagggtgggggaagagggGCAGCCAGAGAGGGGGCGGGTCCTGGGACCTGATAGGGCTTTCGCCTGGAAAAGGAAGCCTCCTAAAACTGGGAAGGAGTTGGGGGCCAGGGAGTACGCGGGCAGCGGGGATGTGAAGCGGGAGAAAGATGTGTCTGGGGCCCGTCCCCACCTGGTCCAGCTGGTTCTTGAGCATTTCTAGCTGTGGCAGATTCAGCTCCGTGATGTTAATTGACTGCGCCATGTTGGAAAGGAGGACTACGGACAAGGAAGCCGGCTGGGCGAACAGCGCTCTAGCCTTCCTCTGAGCCTCTCTATGGTTGCGCTAGGAGGCCTCTCTGCGCCAGACATCTCTATGACTCTCGGTccggtgagggagggagggagagaaccTCATTACGGTGGAAGTGGGCCTATTCTTTCCACAAAATATCCTAAGCCTAGCCCAGTAAAGTTGTAGCGGATAGTACTTCTGCCATCAAGGaacttaaaatcttaaaaagaacTCAGGGCACAGGTGAACGTGGTGGTGTAGGCCTTTAATTCCAGTGACcccagaggatgaggcaggaggaagatcaaaattagaggccagcctcagcaattgagcaagatcctgtctcaaatattttaaaaaagtggggctgggggtatcgctcagttggtagagtgcttgtctcgcgagcacaaggccctgggtacaatccccagcacacaaaaaAAGCTGTAGATCTAGCTCGGTGTAGAGCTGGGCTCTCAATTCTAGTACTGCTTAAAACCACAATATTGCAAAGTAGTGTGTGCTATCCCCACATGAGGGTGCTATTCACCCAGCCTGGTGACTGCTGGGCGGGAGGAAGCCTTTCACTTTTGAAGTTCTTTcagatttattaataaaatatgttactagggctggggttataactcagtggtagagcacttgcctagcaccacatataagtaaataaaatatgggactggggttgtggctcagtgatgcttgcctggcatatatgaggcactgggttcaatcctcagctccacataaaaaataaccaatggtacagaataaaggacacagagacaaacccacataactacagttatattagacaaaggcaccaaaagtATACATTAGAGaatagtttcttcaacaaataatgctgggaaaactggaaatccacatgcaacaaaatgaaattaaacccttatctctcccATAAAAACTcccacaaaactcaactcaaagtggatcaaggacctaggaattaaatcagagatcctgcatctaatagaagaaaaagtaggcctcaatctccatcatatcagaaTAGGCCCCTGCTTCcttttaataagactcctatagtgcaagagttaaaatcaataattaataaatgggatggattcaaactaaaatcttctcagcaaaagaaacaatctgtgaggtgaacagagagcctacatctggggaagcaaatttttaccacaagcacatcagacagagcaccaATCTCTAGAGTatctaaagaactaaaaaatcttagcgccaaaaaaccccaaataatccaatcaataaatgggtcaaggaactgaacagacacttctcagaagtggatatacaatcaatcaacaaacatatgaaaaaatgttcaacatctttagtaattaaaatgcaaatcacaactactctctcatctcagtcagaatggcagctattaagaataccaACAGGGACTGGGGTAGcttgtgtgaagcactgggttcgatctctggcaccacataaaaataaaataaagacaaataaataaagctactgtgtacgtctacaactaaaaaatattttttaaaaagaataaacaacaataagtgttggtaaggatgtggggaaaaaggcacactcatacattgctggtgggactgcaaattggtgcagccaatatggaaaggagtatggagattccttggaaagctgggaatggaaccaccatttgacccagctataccactccttggtctatacccaaaggacttaagaacagCATACGAAGAggtgctgccacatcaatgtttatagcagcacaattcacaatagctaaactgtggaaccaacctagatgcccttcagttgataactggataaagaaaatgcagtatatatacacaatggaatactattcagcattaaaagagaataaaatcttggtatttgtaggtaaatggatagagttggagaatataatgcgaAATGAAGTTAGacaaacccaaaaaaacaaatgccgaatgttttctctgatataaggatgctgattcatcaTGAggttgcgggggtggggggggcacagGACAATtacacaaactctagatagagcaaaggggagggagggagtgggagggggcatgggggtaggaatgaaagacatcattaccctaagtacatgtatgaagacatgaatagtgtgactctaatttgtatacagccagaggtaacaaaaattgtgctctatatgtataatatgaattataatgcattctgctgttatatataacaaattagaataaaaaaataataaaataaatggtgttatgtccatctacaactaaaaaatatagctccattgacaactaaaaagaaaactatgtgtgtatacacacacacacacacacagacacatgtgtgttttaaaaaatgtgttactATATGCTTGCTAGGAGGGACACATGAgagtgtaaaatataaaatgtattttccagGAATTTAATAGTTTAGATGGGAGACAAAAGCCACATAAGTAGTAGAACCCTACAGAATCTGTTACTAAAGTACTGGTACTGATAAGTGTAGCAGCTATAGGGAAAAGAGAGGAACTGCCCCTAACATCATGTAGGAGGAAGGCAGAGCAACTGAAACATTGAGCCTCTCAATGGGCCCATCACT
This window encodes:
- the Myg1 gene encoding MYG1 exonuclease, producing MGRRFLHCFLTLLLPRSTLQTRRCMLSPESGPPPKRSRGDMVPPRIGTHNGTFHCDEALACALLRLLPEYRDAEIVRTRDPEKLASCDIVVDVGGEYDPQRHRYDHHQRSFTDTMSSLCPGKPWKTKLSSAGLIYLHFGHKLLAQLLGTSEEDSMVETLYDKMYENFVEEVDAVDNGISQWEEGEPRYALTTTLSARVSRLNPTWNHPNQDTEAGFRRAMDLVREEFLQRLDFYQHSWLPARALVEEALARRFQVDPSGKIVELAKGGCPWKEHLYHLESGLSPPVAIMFVIFTDQAGQWRVQCVPKEPHSFQNRLPLPEPWRGLRDEALDEVSGIPGCIFVHASGFIGGHHTREGALSMARATLAQHLTPMPSSDPPVQ
- the Pfdn5 gene encoding prefoldin subunit 5 isoform X2: MAQSINITELNLPQLEMLKNQLDQEVEFLSTSIAQLKVVQTKYVEAKDCLNVLNKSNEGKELLVPLTSSMYVPGKLHDVEHVLIDVGTGYYVEKTAEDAKDFFKRKIDFLTKQMEKIQPALQEKHTMKQAVMEMMSQKIQQLTALGAAQATAKA
- the Pfdn5 gene encoding prefoldin subunit 5 isoform X1, with translation MAQSINITELNLPQLEMLKNQLDQEVEFLSTSIAQLKVVQTKYVEAKDCLNVLNKSNEGKELLVPLTSSMYVPGKLHDVEHVLIDVGTGYYVEKTAEDAKDFFKRKIDFLTKQMEKIQPALQEKHTMKQAPDKDVTLPFFPPRSCHGNDEPEDSAAHSSRGSSGYSQGLRVCCRNGAEGPCFRGLGLCGSDLLVSGEGKDLVFNANKCASWVECWSVLALSKGLVMRWERVIQRVTPFPESDKQR